GAAAGACACGATGTGCCGCTGAGCGTGCGCGGCGTCGTGAAGTCGTTCGGCGGCGGCTTCGACTTCACGAAGCTGCTGCCGTGGCGCACCAACGAAAAGAACGGGCACGAGCCGCGTCGCGTCGTCGACGAGGTGTCGTTCGAGATCCGCCGCGGCGAGATCTTCGGCGTCATCGGCGCCAACGGCTCCGGCAAGTCGACGCTGATCCGTATGATCAGCACGCTGCTCCTGCCGGACGGCGGCGATGTGCACATTTTCGGCCACGACGTCGTCAAGGAGCCGATGCGCGTGCGGCCGCTGATCAACCGCGTGTCCGCCGACCCTTCGTTCTTCCGCAACATGACGGCCATGGAGAACCTGCTGTTCTTCGGCCGCGTGTACGGATTGACGCCGGGCGACGTGAAGCGCAAGACGCCGGCGATCCTGAAGCGACTCGGCTTCGAATTGCAGCGCGCCTTCGAACCGATGAGCCACCTGTCGCGCGGCCAGCAGCAGAAGGTCGCCGTCGCGCGGTCGTTCCTGACATCGCCCGTGCTGATGCTGCTCGACGAGCCGACGACCGGCCTCGACCCGCGCAGCAAGCGCGACGTCCAGGGCTTCATCCGCGAGGTGCAGCGCGAGCACGACGCGACGATCCTGCTCACGACGCACGACATGGAGGAGGCAGAGCTGCTCTGCGACCGCATCTCGTTCCTCGCAGGCGGCAAGATCGTCGCCGAGGGCACGCCGTACGAACTGCGCCAGACGGTCGCGCGCGGCCGGCCGATGGATGAGATCAACATGGAGACCGTCTTCATGGAACTGACCGGTCGCGACCTGTCCGAGGACGAAGTCCCGGAGGAGGAGCTGGTACATGGCTAGCATCAACGCAGCCGAAGTGAATAGCCCGCTCATGCCGGGGCGCGCAACCCTGGCATGGGCATTCGTCGAACGCCAGACCAACCTGTGGAAGCGCTACTGGGCGTGGGAACTCGTCTGGCTCGTCTACGGCGTCGTCAACACGCTCGCGATCACGTTCATCGCCGAGCAGGCCGGCCAGCAGGGCATCGCCAGCGAGGCCGACGTGCGCTACCTCGTGCTCTTCCTGCTCATCGGCACACTCGTCTGGGCGTATCTCTCGGCCGTGCTCGATGACATCAGCCTCGTCGTCACGTGGGAGCGCTGGGAAGGCACGATCGAGCACACGCTGATGGCGCCGGTGCAGCGTGCCGTGCACCTGATCGGCATGTCGCTCTTCGGCGTCATGCACGCGACGGTCCGCACGCTGCTGATCTTCGCGATCGCCGTGCCGTTCTTCAGCGTCGACCTCGGCCAGTCGGACTGGTTCGCCGCGGCGCTCGTGCTGGTCATCGGCAGCTTCCCCATCGCGGGGTTGGCGATCCTCGCCGGCGTGCTGCCGTTGCTCTACCCGGAGCGGGGCGCGCAGATGTCGTTCATGGTGCAGGCGATCGTCCTGCTCGTATCGGGCGTCTACTACGAGGTCGACGTGCTGCCGCCGTGGCTGCAGATCTTCTCGTACGTCTCGCCCGCCACGTACATCCTCGATGGCATGCGCGGCGCGATCATCGGCGGCGAAGGCGTCACGGAGATCTGGCGCGAACTGCTGGCGCTGGCGGTGTTCGGCATCGTGCTGATCCCCGGCGGCATGATGGTCTTCGCCGTAGCAGAGCGTTGGGCCAAGAAGACGGGAAAGCTGAAGCGGCAGGGATAGATGATCTGGTCGGCTGGTCGCTGGTCCGTTGGTCGCGGGTGACCGGTTGCAGGGATGTGCAACGTTGATGATCGCAACTTCGCACGGTAGGGGCGCACAGCTGTGCGCCCCTACGCCGGCATAACATGTCGACGATCGAACACACCACTACCGGCGGTCAACGACCTGAGCGAACGCGACCGTCATCCTGAGCGCACGCGAAGGATCCCGTCATGAAACGCACCGCCGCATCGACACGCCTCCAGCCTCCAGCGCTAGGAAAAAGCGGCCATGCAGATAAGAACAGACCGCCTCATCCTCCGTGAGATCACCCTCGACGACTGGCCGGCCGTGCTCGCCTACCAGCGCGACCCCCAATACCTGCGCTATTACGCCTGGACCGAAGACCGCAGCGAGGACGACGTGCGCGCGTTCGTGAAGATGCTCGCCGATCTCCAGCACCAGCAGCCGCGGCGCAAGTTCCAGCTCGCGATCACGCTGCCCGGCGACGACGCGCTCATCGGCAACTGCGGCATCCGTCGCAAGGACGGCAAGGACTTCGAGGCGGACATCGGCTACGAACTGAGCCCGGCGCACTGGGGCCGCGGCTACGCCACCGAAGCCGCGCGCGCGATGGTCGCCTACGGCTTCGAAGAGTTGAAGATGCACCGCGTGTCCTCGTGGTGCATCGCCGACAACGTCGCATCGGCGCGCGTCCTCGAAAAAGCCGGCCTGCGCCCCGAAGGCCGCCTGCGCCTAAACGAGCACTTCAAGGACCGCTACTGGGACACCCTCCTCTTCGGCGTCCTCCGCGAAGAATGGCAAGCAGCATCGCGTTAGCGCCGCCAAGACCATCTCTCCCAGCTGCGACCAAACCCCACCAGCAACCAGCGACCAGGTACCAACAACCAACTGGGACACCCTCCTCTTCGGCGTCCTCCGCGAAGAATGGCAACCAATGCCATCGCGATAGCGACCAGCGACCAGCGACCAGCGACCAGCCTCCAGCCTCCAGCCTCCAGCCTCCAGCCTCCAGCCTCCAGTGCTACGATCCGCCACAAGGAGGCCCCATGCCCATCACCATCGTCCCCGCGCAGATCGAAGCCTACGCCGCCGCCCATACGACGCCCCTGCCGCCGCTGTTGCAGGAGCTGGTCGAGACGACGCAGCGCGAACTCCCCGACCGCGCCACCATGCTGTGCGGCGACGTCGAAGGCACCCTGCTGCAAATGCTCGTCGCGATGAGCGGCGCCCTCCGCGTGCTCGAGATAGGCATGTTCACCGGGTTCTCCGCCCAGATGATGGCCGCCGCCCTCCCCGACGACGGTCGGATCATCACCTGCGATATCGAGCCCCGGCACATCGAGATCGCCAGGCGCTTCTTCGTCCGCAGCCCGCACCGCCACAAGATCGACGTCCGCGAAGGGCCCGCGCTCGACACTATGAAGACGCTCGAGCCTGCGTCGTTCGACTTGATCTTCATCGATGCAGACAAGGGCAACTACACGAACTACTACGAGGCCTCGCTGCCGCTGCTCGCCGCCAACGGCACGATCGTTGTCGATAACGTGCTCTGGAGCGGCAACGTCCTCGACCCGAAAGAGCGCGACGACCACGCCATCGTCGCGTTCAACGACCACGTCCGCGCCGACAGCCGCGTAACATGTGTGATGCTCACCGTCCGAGACGGCGTCACGCTCATCCGCAAGCGCACCGCTGCCCCATAATGAGACACATGAAGCGCGTCTCGGCGTCCGTGACGGCCCGAATCGCCGCCTGCGGCCTGGCACTCGTCGCAGCCACGCTGCTCGCTGCCTGCGGATCGGACCGCCAGCAAGCCGCGTCGCCCACGTCCGATGGCCAGGACGCCACCCGCAAGCCGTCAGGCTCGATCCCCACATCGCTCCCGAAGACGCCGATGCCGGTACTCGCAAAGGTCGCGCTGCTCCCGACGTCGCCGCGATAGATCACCGACGTCGCGCCGGCCGCATCGCCCCAGTACTCGTACGACAGGTCGAACACGTCGGAGAAGAAGTACGGCACGTGGATGAACGGCTGCCGGTCGCCCGCGAGTTGAAGCGCAATGTGCTTCCCCTGCTCCACGGCGTTGTCCCAGTGGTCGGCGCGGCGCGTCGTGCCGAACAGCAGGTCGCGATAGCGCACGACATCGCCGCCGGCATAGACGCCGTTGAGGTTGGTCTCGAGGCACTCGTTGACGATGATGCCGCGATCGACGTGCAGCGCCGTGTCCTCGAACAACGCGACGTTCGGCTCGATGCCGATGCCCGCAACAATGAGTTCAGCTTCGATGCGGTCGCCGGCCGCCGTCACCACCGCGTTCGCCCGCGCATCGCCATCGATGCGCGTGACCTGCTGCCCGGACAATGTGCCGACGCCTCGTTCACGGTAATAGCGCTCGAAATACGCGGAGATCTCGGGCGTGAAACAACCTCGCCCATACGCGCTCTTCCGGGAACACCATCGTCGTGTCGACGCCCTGTGATGCCAGCACCGAAGCGAATTCCATCGAGATGAAGCCGCCGCCGATCGTGACCGCGCGCTTCGCCACGCTCGCGGCTTCCCGGATCGCGCGCGCGTCACCGATCGTGCGAAGGTAGTACACGCCGTCGGCGTGGGCGCCGGGAATGTCGAACGTGCGCGGCCGTGCGCCGGTGGCGATGATCAGCGTCTCATACGTGAGTGGCTCGCCGCGTTCGACGTGCAACGTGCGCGCGTCGAAATCGACGCGCACGACGGGCGTGTCGAGCATCGTGGTGATGCCCTGTTCAGCGTAGAACGCTTCGTCGTTGATCAAGATGTCGGACGCTTGCTCGCGCCCGGCGAGCAGGCCCTTGGAGAGCGGTGGACGTTCGTACGGCAAAAACGATCGGCGGAGACGATGGCCAGTTCGCCGGCGGCGAGTCCGTTGCCGGCCAACTCCCTGGCGGCGTAGCCGGCCACCATGCCGCCGCCAAGAACGATGTATTTGTGCGCCCCCACACGATCTCCCGGCGCCGCATTCGCGGCTGACAATCACTCCTCATGTCACAGGGCGGGTGACCTTCTCAAGCCCAAGTGAAGGCGGCATGCACCAACATGTGCGCACCATGACAAAAGCATCGCCCGCCGTCCGATGGAGGCAATCGCCGTCAAGCTCGCCGTGGCGACCCTGACGATGTCAATCGACGCAGTCTCGGGCCTGCGCAACAATCCCTGTATGGCGAAACGCGCACGCGCACCACTGCGGATCGACCTTGCCGGCGGTTGGACCGACGTCCCTGAATTCGCCGATGCCGAGGGCGGCGCCGTCGTCAACGTGACCCTCGATAAGTTCGTGCGCGGCACGCTCGACGATGCAGGTCCGCTGGACTACCGGCACGACGTGCAAGCCGGCGGCCTCGGCTCCTCGGCGTGCGAACTCGTGCTCGCCGAAGCGCTCCGCCACCCCGACGCTGACCTGGACGACATCGCAGAGGGCGCCTTCCACGCCGAACGCGCCGCCGGCGTCATCGGCGGGCGGCAGGATCAGTACGCCGCCTGCTACGGCGGGTTGAGCTTCATGGCGTTTCGCCGGCCGTCGGCCGCAAGCGGCCCGGTGCACATCGAGCGCCTGGAACTCGCCGAGCCGCTGCTGCGCGGGCTCGAAAGCCGGCTCGTACTCGTCGATAGCGGCGTCTCCCGCCTCTCCGGC
The Dehalococcoidia bacterium DNA segment above includes these coding regions:
- a CDS encoding ABC transporter ATP-binding protein, whose amino-acid sequence is MERHDVPLSVRGVVKSFGGGFDFTKLLPWRTNEKNGHEPRRVVDEVSFEIRRGEIFGVIGANGSGKSTLIRMISTLLLPDGGDVHIFGHDVVKEPMRVRPLINRVSADPSFFRNMTAMENLLFFGRVYGLTPGDVKRKTPAILKRLGFELQRAFEPMSHLSRGQQQKVAVARSFLTSPVLMLLDEPTTGLDPRSKRDVQGFIREVQREHDATILLTTHDMEEAELLCDRISFLAGGKIVAEGTPYELRQTVARGRPMDEINMETVFMELTGRDLSEDEVPEEELVHG
- a CDS encoding ABC transporter permease gives rise to the protein MASINAAEVNSPLMPGRATLAWAFVERQTNLWKRYWAWELVWLVYGVVNTLAITFIAEQAGQQGIASEADVRYLVLFLLIGTLVWAYLSAVLDDISLVVTWERWEGTIEHTLMAPVQRAVHLIGMSLFGVMHATVRTLLIFAIAVPFFSVDLGQSDWFAAALVLVIGSFPIAGLAILAGVLPLLYPERGAQMSFMVQAIVLLVSGVYYEVDVLPPWLQIFSYVSPATYILDGMRGAIIGGEGVTEIWRELLALAVFGIVLIPGGMMVFAVAERWAKKTGKLKRQG
- a CDS encoding GNAT family protein; translated protein: MQIRTDRLILREITLDDWPAVLAYQRDPQYLRYYAWTEDRSEDDVRAFVKMLADLQHQQPRRKFQLAITLPGDDALIGNCGIRRKDGKDFEADIGYELSPAHWGRGYATEAARAMVAYGFEELKMHRVSSWCIADNVASARVLEKAGLRPEGRLRLNEHFKDRYWDTLLFGVLREEWQAASR
- a CDS encoding class I SAM-dependent methyltransferase, with the translated sequence MPITIVPAQIEAYAAAHTTPLPPLLQELVETTQRELPDRATMLCGDVEGTLLQMLVAMSGALRVLEIGMFTGFSAQMMAAALPDDGRIITCDIEPRHIEIARRFFVRSPHRHKIDVREGPALDTMKTLEPASFDLIFIDADKGNYTNYYEASLPLLAANGTIVVDNVLWSGNVLDPKERDDHAIVAFNDHVRADSRVTCVMLTVRDGVTLIRKRTAAP
- a CDS encoding FAD-dependent oxidoreductase; the protein is MSAYFERYYRERGVGTLSGQQVTRIDGDARANAVVTAAGDRIEAELIVAGIGIEPNVALFEDTALHVDRGIIVNECLETNLNGVYAGGDVVRYRDLLFGTTRRADHWDNAVEQGKHIALQLAGDRQPFIHVPYFFSDVFDLSYEYWGDAAGATSVIYRGDVGSSATFASTGIGVFGSDVGIEPDGLRVASWPSDVGDAACWRSDPQAASSVAATSARPQAAIRAVTDAETRFMCLIMGQRCACG
- a CDS encoding FAD-dependent oxidoreductase — its product is MPYERPPLSKGLLAGREQASDILINDEAFYAEQGITTMLDTPVVRVDFDARTLHVERGEPLTYETLIIATGARPRTFDIPGAHADGVYYLRTIGDARAIREAASVAKRAVTIGGGFISMEFASVLASQGVDTTMVFPEERVWARLFHARDLRVFRALLP